GGcgaaaacacattttgttcatttataaataatttaatagaCATATGAAAAGATAACACTATGGACGTTACAGATCTTAACGCTGCAGTGAAGGGAACCCTACAGCAGTGGGTTGTTTCCTTATATTCATGGGCATTTTAACATCTTTCACCTAAATGATAGAGCACAACGCTTACAGCACAAACAGCAGTTTAACTGGGCTGATAATATTTCATTGTTCAGCAACTGTAGTAATctagttaaaaacatttttaactagAATCTAGATGTAACTATTAAATTTACAAGACTCTAACATACGCACACACCCAAAACCGATTAATGTGTCAACGTCTGCAACAAGCCTTATATTTGTCTTCAGAGATGGAGTGAGGAGAACAGCTTCCGAGTGACTCCAGCCTCCAAGAGTTTTCCTGCCTGGACATGTGGCGGCGTCTCTTTCCTGAAGGGAGAGCAGTTCTCCTTGTCCACAGTCAGGCCTCCGAAACAGTTTCTACACACCGCCTGATATTTGTCAGCTCCGCCGATCACTTCCACCTatcacagaaataataataatattaaagaattaataaataacGACATAATATGCACCTTCTCTTatcctgaaacaaacaaattggCTTCAAATGACGATACGACGGCTTTCAAGATTCTTTCagtcaattaaaacatttaaccaCCATGAACTGATTCATGTTCGTTCCTCAAAACAGATATTACTTACCCATACTGGAGTGGACAGACATGCTTACTTCATGCAAATGTATGTTACTATAAATGCGAAACAATGACAAATGCCGTCCAGAATAATTTCAAAAGGTACTGTGCATTCCATAAATACACTGTTATTTCACATGCAATGCACACTAGTGGTGACTTTTTACACTGGCAATAAATGAAGTCAGTAATAATCGCTTTTATATAATCTTTATTTTCTAACTAAaatttcttttgtatgtgcattTCTGCTCCAGCAGCAGTTTCTCCTTCTCGTTTACTACGTCACTGTCACATCGCTTCCTGATTCCCCAAACAATGGGTTGTGCCGAGGGTCATAGGACTTGTTTACATTGACTGCAAGTCAAAATAAATACTATGAAAACAACATAATACATTTAATGGGTTAACTACAGGTTAACACACATTCCCCTTTTTTGAGGGCACTAATCTCAATACTTCCGTGGCCTTTTCCATAACTTTTCTTAGGCTTGCGTCctcacctccttctcttcccCTATCCTCTTGGTGTAGCAGGCCTCCCTGTAGCACTGCATGCAGACGGCGTGCAGCTTCACCACACTCTCAGCCAGAGGGATGAGGTTCAGGATGTTTCCAAACGGCTGTAAGAATGTGCCGGAGAGCAGAAAAGCAGCCGGCAATAATTGGGTTAGAACGAGAGAACGGGCACATTATGGTGAGAAATAATAAAGCGCCTGTGTTGGCGCTGCTCACGCAGTTACTAAACTAAAGTGTGCTGCTTGTCTCGGACATTTTGTGGTGCGCTCACAGCATCCGTCTGTCAACATGTGGAGAAAAACAGACTCTCACCTTTCTCTGGAAGGTTCCATCCAAAGCTGCTACGACGACTGTCTTCCCTAAATTTGCCATCTCCTCACAAAACTCCACCGTGTCGGGAAACtacgatgaaaaaaaaatccagattgtTATGGCTTCCTGCTTATATGATGGGACATGTAGCTTACACAGAATCAACACAGAGAGGTATAGGCACACTTACAAACTGGCCTTCGTCGATGCCGATGACACAAGCCTGCAGCGCCATGGAGCGCACGTCTTCCAGACGGTTCGCTGCTACAGCCTCCATTGTGTTTCtgaaagatggagacagagaaaggttATTGCGAGTCGCCACAGTCGTTCATCcactctcacacaaacaaaatgttaaaaattcaaacgACAACTACTTCATGCTGTAATCGAAATCCACCATCACGAGAAAATACGGAGGAATCTCAACCAGCAGAGGTCAAGTCACATTTCTCCCCGTGTGCCACTTTTTAAAATCAGCTACTCTTCATTTCTTTATAATAAAGCCAAACTGCACCTATTGGATGAAATTGCTCTCTTCTTACAGGATTGTTTAATTTGTCCTATTTAAACTGCGCACCATCGTTACTAATAAAACTTTGTTCTAATCAAACCCTTTTGAGCCCATGCTACACGCTCAttcgccagttcattaggtacaacgGTGAAAACAAATGCCTTATAGGATAAAAGCCTTCCTTTAAATCTCCATGAAGGTTTTCAGCATCGTTAGTTTCTTTGATCCAGTCTGACAGCACCACATGCTATATCCTCCCAAGTGATCATCATAGAGATGAATCACCACCTTCCTGACTATGTTTCACAGTCATGAAGGAGAGATTTGATGATTGTTatattaatgtgcatttgttttcactagtgtacctaactggcaagtgagtgtatatattaATGGTAGAAAATGTAGAACTACTAAAAATGATGGCAATTTGATTATTATTAGGATTTCTTCTAGGGTGTATCTCTCAATATGAGCAAACAACAAAGGTTTGTTTGCAACGAAAGTAAacacagatgaaaggagcttaCTTGTCATGTGTGGCCATGCCTGTGTCAGAATACCGAGTGTCTTTGGCATATTTGATCACCAAGCAGTTGTACTGGGCCACCTGGAAGCGACGGACTCTTCTCATCAGCTCAGTGCTGCAAAGTGAAGATCAAAACATCCATTAGACCAGTCATTTCATAAGGATAAGGTAAtgattattacaaaaaaaataggATATCAGAATATGAGCAAAATCTGTGTGAACTGGTCCTAAAACTGCAGATGCAAACATGAACATGTGTACACTGTGGCTAACAGTATGGGACTGACTGATACAAACAATGAAGAATTTGGCGGGATGGGGGAAGTCTGGGAGGGAACAATAACACTGCGACAATAACATCACCAAAACCACCGAGCGACACTACTTAAATACACATCTGGATATTTTCTTTAGAGTATTTGTGGAGTAATAACTCACCTTTTGCCTGAAAACATCGGTCCAAAGATTACCTGCAAACGACAACGGAGGGGCCGTCAGTCCCACGACAACCAGAAAAAAAGCCCCATACCAGACATACCTCTCAAagttgttaatgttaattagAAATTAGTACATGTTTGTTAGTTAGTTgagggttgttgttgttttgcagattTAGATACGAACCTGAATCTGTCCCCGTGTTCTCCTCGGAGAATTTGACAGACCTGGAAGATGAGCTAAGTCCATTATTAAAGTAtgatgcaaaaaagaaaaaagaaaaaaaacacaacacaattaatTGACGAATAAATTAAATAGAGCTAAAACTGTAAGAGGAACCGAACTCTCAGACAAAAAGTTGAATCTGGCGCGCCGGAGCCGTCCTCAAGTTATTTATCCAATAGTTCACCAATAGGCGAAGAACCACGACGGAGACCCAATCAGCGGCCATACACGACAGCAGAGGTGCGCATGCGCCACCTGccgaccaatcacagagcaCATAGCGTCCTCCGCCACGGTACGGCACTGGCGGCAACCAACACAGTCAGGGTCTGACCATGTAGCCAATGCGCATGTCTCAGAAaataatattatcattttattcttaTACCGAATAGTGTGTGTCACTTCATCAATTTGTATTAACAGatgtaaaaatgataaaaaaaattatatatatatatatatatatatatgaagaaaaTATCCCAAAGCAAAATCTAATCACTTCTGTTCTTGAGAGTTAGGGTTAGACTTGATCccagctcagttgcacataaaaactcTAAAAACTCTTCAGAACCataagtaaaaagtaaaaaagtaaaatgaaatatggatcaaatataagtaaaactgtagtaaaaaaaatctataaatataaGTTACAAATCATGTAAAGTAAAATACTATAAGCAAAAGTGTGCAGAGTTAACATGAACAAAGGTACGAGAAATAGAGACAGAGGCAAATATATTCATAGGAAGGATTAATAAGGTGCaatgtgcattaacattaataacgTGGAGTTATCTGTTGCtgaaaggtgagttgttgtacagctggatagagtactTCTCGTACTTCTTCTACTACCTATTGTGATCCACTACTTTCACGCAcgggccctggatggtgatagGCTCCATAgttgtcctcttcctcctgaagtcaattaCCAGCTCCTATCCACCTCTGCCCCTACATTACAACAGTACTGACACGGAGATCTCAAAATCTCAAGCCTGTGTGAAAGCAGGAGTAGATACATGAAAAGCCAACCtgtcattttgttcatttgttgctTCATATAAACATATAGTTTCCTCCTCAATAGCCATGCATGTGCTGACCTGTCACGAAAACACACCAAGAACTTTGGTGCAGCCCTGCTTAACCGTAAGTTTGTAAACTTTCAACACGTGCCACCACAGAGTGCTACTATTTTGCACAGAGACGACTCTACCTGGCAGTGCCACTAGGAAGACTCAATTGTGTCTCAGATATTAGTCTATGTAAAAAATGGGTTTCTATGATGaagtttttttctaaatctttcTAGAATGTATCAACCTGTGTACAACACGTTACTTCATCAGAACATATTCCCTTTATTGATATGCGGGTCATCTAAATACAGCACTTGACTTCATTTGAGCATTTTAAAAGGCTGCAATAAGATTAGACTGGAATAGCAATTTCTGGAGCTGTTTTAAACTACCACGAACATATCGCGAGTGCcaaacaaaggacagagagatttttattgtcatttcaaccgTGTATAGTATAGCAGGTGCAAAACCTAGTGAgataaaagagataaaaggaCATTAATCCAAAACACTGGGGCTATATGTAGACATAGGACTGTGTACAAGTACAATACAAGGTGTACTACAAGAGTGTAAAGTGGGTGTGTGCAAACTTATGCAgacaatacaacaaaaacagtggAAACAGTACAAACACTGCAGACAGTGCAGACAGACAGTGCCTACAATGTAAAGATGAGAGATACAAACAGTACAATACAGATGGTACAAGACACTTGGGACACAATGCACTTAGAAAAGACATAACACAACAGAGAGCAGCGCTGACTAATGAGCATACTAACAGAGTATGAGttagtaaatggtcttgctcttatatagtgcttttctacctactcaaaggtactcaaagcgcttttacagtcagagacacatccacccattcactcacacaagcacacacacattcacacaccagcgccagttgcactgggagcaactgggggtttagtatcttgctcaaggacacttcggcacaTGGCACACTCCGGGGGATCGAACctctaacccttcggttcatggacaatccgctctaccaactgagccatagccgcatAGTTAGAGTGTTATAAGTTCTAAATATTTGATTGGTTACCAGTATAGTGTGTGAACTATagattctttatttttcttttttttttttttaatttatgctgAATATGCAAACAATACAAAGCTCCCTGATTGCtaccaaacaaatgcacaacacaatacctaaatgaaaaccaggggaagcaaaacaacaacaaaacacagggggaaaaaaagaaatgaatgacacaTTTGAAAATGAGAGAGATGAAGCATAGCTGGTAAGCCCTCATCGCTTTCTcaaaatacacatatacatacacattcacacaaatttatagatatacaaataaaagaaaaacagaatatatcAGACACGTTGACTTGTCAAAgttaaaatgcataaatgagTTTTCTGACAACAGCCATTTTGATGGGAAAGTGTTAGTGGTTCTGTTGTACCTAGGTACAGGTGTGTCTGCTTTTCGTTCTGTCAGAAATGTCTTTGGCTTAATACTCTATTTTGTCCAGATTAAACGATTGGACATAAATATATTTAGGCATCTGCATCAGCTGTCAGAAATAATCACTTTTGTGATTTAGAAATATTGAAACGTCACAAAGTGACTGACTGACACATGTATTTTACCTAAagctgctgcatttaaaaaaaagaaagaaagaaagaagaagaataaaggagaagaaaagaataataataataataaaaccgcTGACTTTAACTTCCGGAAGTGCAGCTGTTCTGTGTCACATGGTCACATGGGGGACCTTCCGCGGAAGCAGGTGTTCCTCTTTCGCTTTGAAGGTTTTTGGagttaaaaaattaaagcaatGCTCATTTTCAGAGCCCCACCACCTGTTGGGAGTTAAAAGAGGGGCAGGTTCCCCGTTTTAAAATCCACCACGTACAGATCACATAGTTGATCTGTTTACCTTTCAAAGGTCAGGGTGTAAAGTCTGACATTCCGGTCACTGAGTTCCTCAGCAGAGCGCATGGTGACTGGACCTATCTGTCAGCGAAGAGTATAGTCACACCTGGAGATAAAATGAGTCACTGGAGCGAAATGAACAAAGACGTAagactttttgtattttattttattcttatggGCAGAATTTTATGAGCGAACTGCGTCTAACCTTAGGTACCAACTGAAAGTGACTGACTGAAATCTCATGGTGGCTATATTTATCAGTGCCTACAAGCTGATCTGTATAAGGACTAGCACATTTTGTATTAATCATTCTGCAAATTCACATATagattaaataatattaaactataCTTTATTGCCAGTGAACACTATTAGATTATGCTACAATTTTAATACTTATTCAATtactcattttaattcaaatgcaATAGAGTTATCAATTTCACAGCATTGACGTCATATGAGCTGATGTATATGCTCGGTaatgtgttgtcatttattctgcattttgtCCTTAACTCTGGTACACTTTGAAtgggagctgctgtaacgaaaagtaattagCTCCTGGGATcgataaagtgattctgattc
The nucleotide sequence above comes from Mugil cephalus isolate CIBA_MC_2020 chromosome 2, CIBA_Mcephalus_1.1, whole genome shotgun sequence. Encoded proteins:
- the tk1 gene encoding thymidine kinase, cytosolic, encoding MDLAHLPGLSNSPRRTRGQIQVIFGPMFSGKSTELMRRVRRFQVAQYNCLVIKYAKDTRYSDTGMATHDKNTMEAVAANRLEDVRSMALQACVIGIDEGQFFPDTVEFCEEMANLGKTVVVAALDGTFQRKPFGNILNLIPLAESVVKLHAVCMQCYREACYTKRIGEEKEVEVIGGADKYQAVCRNCFGGLTVDKENCSPFRKETPPHVQAGKLLEAGVTRKLFSSLHL